From one Geoalkalibacter halelectricus genomic stretch:
- a CDS encoding ABC transporter ATP-binding protein produces the protein MNKLALRTEGLHKTYQRGRIKTQALRGVSLAIPRGTFCCIVGPSGHGKSTLMHLLGALDRPTSGQVFVEDQEIGKLSSSELAALRARRIGFVFQFFNLLPTLSAQENVTAAMMFSDKNKNNRAQRARELLDLVGLSDKYKAPPNELSGGQQQRVAIARALANDPDILLMDEPTGNLDSEAEAEVMATIDQLHQQGKTIVIVTHNNEIAARAQQVIRVKDGRLVEF, from the coding sequence ATGAATAAGCTCGCATTGCGTACCGAGGGCCTGCACAAAACCTATCAACGCGGCCGCATCAAAACCCAGGCCTTGCGCGGGGTGAGCCTGGCCATTCCCCGCGGTACCTTCTGCTGTATCGTCGGTCCTTCCGGGCATGGGAAGAGCACCCTGATGCACCTGCTCGGCGCCCTGGATCGCCCCACCAGCGGGCAGGTGTTCGTCGAGGATCAGGAAATCGGCAAGCTCTCCAGCAGCGAACTGGCTGCCTTGCGCGCGCGCCGCATCGGCTTCGTGTTCCAGTTCTTCAATCTTCTGCCGACCCTCAGCGCCCAGGAAAATGTCACCGCGGCCATGATGTTCTCGGACAAAAACAAGAACAACCGCGCCCAGCGGGCTCGCGAACTGCTTGATCTGGTGGGGCTCTCGGACAAATACAAGGCCCCCCCCAACGAGTTGTCCGGCGGACAGCAGCAACGCGTGGCCATCGCCCGCGCCCTGGCCAACGATCCGGACATCCTGCTCATGGATGAACCCACCGGCAACCTCGACTCCGAGGCCGAGGCCGAAGTCATGGCCACCATCGACCAGTTGCACCAGCAGGGCAAAACCATCGTGATCGTCACGCACAACAACGAGATCGCGGCGCGCGCCCAGCAGGTCATCCGGGTTAAGGACGGCCGCCTGGTCGAGTTCTAA
- a CDS encoding M48 family metallopeptidase, giving the protein MTAQNHTRLIVILLALVWLVGCAVNPVTGRKELALFQISEEEEITIGQRTFPQVLQQMGGIYPDEALNAYVERVGERVARYSHRPDLPYQFAVINNSAPNAFALPGGPIAITRGLLVVMNNEAQLASVLGHEVGHVTARHSVAGMQRGALLGVGVAVISGVAGDAAHGPLSQQVAQLAATLVDNTYSREQEREADRLGIDYMVRAGYDPQGAVQLQEIFYRELEGGAQPSWVGGLFRTHPFSRDRMLDNQRYIETTYGQATAAAGFVLNAREFQQATAALRQKQQGFQLYEEGRQLEARNQLPQAIATYQRALEAAPNESLILTRLGLALLKAEDMVPARRNLQRAVDLDGNYYESRMGLGFVLLERGENAAAVQHLEKSMELLPTLQGGYLLAEGYEKTGERQKAIALYRSIVEADPGGRLGQAAAQRLRALEGR; this is encoded by the coding sequence ATGACAGCTCAAAATCATACGCGACTTATCGTGATCCTGCTGGCCCTGGTCTGGTTGGTCGGCTGTGCCGTCAACCCGGTGACCGGGCGCAAGGAACTGGCTTTGTTCCAGATCTCCGAGGAAGAAGAAATCACCATCGGTCAGAGAACCTTTCCGCAGGTGCTGCAGCAGATGGGCGGGATTTATCCCGACGAGGCCCTCAACGCCTATGTCGAACGGGTCGGCGAGCGCGTGGCGCGCTACAGTCATCGTCCGGATTTGCCCTACCAGTTCGCGGTCATCAACAACTCCGCGCCCAACGCCTTTGCCTTGCCGGGTGGGCCCATTGCCATCACCCGCGGTCTTCTGGTGGTCATGAACAACGAGGCGCAGCTTGCCTCGGTGCTCGGTCATGAGGTGGGCCATGTGACGGCGCGCCATTCGGTGGCGGGTATGCAGCGCGGTGCCCTGCTCGGGGTGGGGGTCGCCGTGATCTCCGGGGTGGCTGGGGATGCCGCCCATGGGCCGCTCTCCCAGCAGGTTGCGCAATTGGCCGCGACCCTGGTCGATAACACCTACAGCCGCGAGCAGGAACGCGAGGCCGATCGCCTGGGTATCGACTACATGGTGCGTGCCGGCTACGACCCCCAGGGTGCGGTTCAGCTGCAAGAGATTTTCTATCGCGAGCTCGAAGGTGGCGCCCAACCCAGTTGGGTCGGGGGTCTGTTTCGCACCCATCCCTTTTCTCGCGACCGCATGCTCGACAATCAACGCTACATCGAAACCACCTATGGGCAAGCCACCGCGGCTGCGGGCTTTGTCCTCAACGCCCGGGAGTTTCAACAGGCCACGGCCGCCTTGCGGCAGAAACAGCAGGGCTTTCAACTCTACGAGGAAGGCCGCCAGCTTGAGGCGCGCAATCAACTCCCGCAGGCCATCGCCACCTACCAGCGGGCCCTGGAAGCGGCGCCCAACGAATCCCTGATTCTTACCCGTCTGGGGCTGGCCTTGCTCAAGGCCGAGGACATGGTGCCGGCGCGTCGCAATTTGCAACGTGCCGTGGATCTCGACGGCAATTACTATGAGTCGCGCATGGGGTTGGGATTCGTGCTGTTGGAGCGCGGGGAAAATGCCGCCGCCGTGCAGCATCTGGAAAAGAGCATGGAGCTGCTGCCCACGCTTCAGGGTGGGTATCTGCTCGCCGAAGGCTATGAAAAAACCGGTGAGCGGCAAAAGGCCATCGCTCTCTACCGCAGCATCGTTGAAGCGGATCCCGGTGGACGCCTGGGGCAGGCCGCGGCCCAAAGGCTGCGCGCCCTGGAGGGGCGCTGA
- the typA gene encoding translational GTPase TypA: MPQNIRNIAIIAHVDHGKTTLVDAMLKQSGIFRENQVITERVMDSNDIEKERGITILAKNLSIRHGDLKINIVDTPGHADFGGEVERVLKMVDSVLLLVDACDGPMPQTRFVLKKSLDLGLKPIVVINKIDRPGARPEKVVDMVFDLFCELNANEEQLDFPIVFASAKQGIAKREMADDSNNLEPLFAMIRERVAPPEVDPGRPFQMLVTHIDYNEYIGRIATGKIFNGRVKAGETIVLVKRGGEIVRGRVSKLLGYEGLKQVEIGEATAGDIVTLAGFEEIGIGETFASVDDPHALPYVSIDEPTISMNFMVNSSPFAGREGKFLTSRQIRDRLTRELRTNVSLRVQDTDNTDTFKISGRGELHLSILIENMRREGFELAVSKPEVILREINGQVCEPTEYLVIDVPEEYQGTVIEKLGTRKAEMVSMQPLDGINRLEFIIPARGLIGFRTEFLTDTRGTGVMTHTFHEYAPFKGHIQGRKNGVLIAIEHGESAAYALFNLQERGILFIGPGVEVYEGMVIGQNAKENDLVVNPCKGKKLTNVRASGSDDAIRLTPPRIFSLEQALEFIDEDELVEITPKSIRLRKKHLDANERKRHEKKMG; encoded by the coding sequence ATGCCGCAGAATATCCGCAACATCGCCATTATCGCCCATGTCGACCACGGAAAGACCACCCTTGTCGATGCCATGCTCAAACAGTCGGGCATCTTTCGGGAAAACCAGGTCATCACCGAACGCGTCATGGATAGCAACGACATCGAGAAGGAGCGCGGCATCACGATTCTGGCCAAAAACCTCTCCATCCGCCACGGCGACCTCAAAATCAACATCGTCGACACGCCCGGCCATGCCGACTTCGGCGGGGAAGTCGAGCGGGTCCTCAAAATGGTCGATTCGGTGCTGCTGCTCGTCGATGCCTGCGATGGCCCCATGCCCCAGACGCGCTTCGTTCTGAAAAAATCCCTCGACCTGGGCCTCAAGCCCATCGTCGTCATCAACAAGATCGATCGGCCCGGCGCGCGACCGGAAAAGGTCGTCGACATGGTCTTCGATCTGTTTTGCGAACTCAACGCAAACGAGGAGCAACTCGATTTCCCCATCGTGTTCGCCAGCGCCAAGCAGGGCATCGCCAAGCGCGAGATGGCCGACGACTCCAACAACCTCGAACCGCTGTTCGCCATGATCCGCGAGCGGGTCGCGCCTCCGGAGGTCGATCCCGGGCGCCCCTTCCAGATGCTCGTCACTCATATAGATTATAACGAGTACATCGGCCGTATCGCCACCGGCAAAATCTTCAACGGCCGCGTCAAGGCCGGTGAAACCATCGTCCTGGTCAAGCGCGGTGGCGAGATCGTTCGCGGGCGGGTCTCCAAACTGCTCGGCTACGAGGGTCTCAAGCAGGTCGAGATCGGCGAGGCGACCGCGGGTGACATCGTGACTCTGGCGGGCTTTGAGGAAATCGGCATCGGCGAGACCTTCGCCAGCGTCGACGACCCCCACGCCCTGCCCTACGTCTCCATTGACGAACCCACCATCTCCATGAATTTCATGGTCAACTCCTCACCCTTTGCCGGCCGTGAAGGAAAGTTTCTCACCTCGCGCCAGATTCGCGACCGCTTGACTCGCGAACTACGCACCAATGTTTCGCTGCGGGTGCAGGATACGGACAACACCGACACCTTCAAAATCTCCGGGCGCGGCGAGTTGCACCTGTCCATCCTCATCGAAAACATGCGCCGCGAGGGGTTCGAACTGGCCGTCTCCAAGCCCGAGGTCATTCTGCGCGAAATCAACGGCCAGGTGTGCGAACCCACCGAGTACCTGGTTATCGACGTGCCCGAGGAGTATCAAGGCACGGTCATCGAAAAACTCGGCACCCGCAAGGCCGAGATGGTCTCCATGCAGCCCCTCGACGGGATAAACCGCCTGGAGTTCATCATCCCCGCTCGCGGCCTCATCGGATTTCGCACCGAGTTTCTCACCGACACCCGCGGCACCGGCGTCATGACCCACACCTTTCATGAGTACGCCCCCTTCAAGGGCCACATCCAAGGGCGCAAGAACGGTGTGCTGATCGCCATCGAGCATGGCGAGAGCGCCGCCTATGCCCTGTTCAATCTGCAAGAGCGCGGCATTCTGTTCATCGGCCCCGGCGTCGAGGTCTACGAAGGCATGGTCATCGGGCAAAACGCCAAGGAAAACGACCTGGTGGTCAATCCCTGCAAAGGCAAGAAACTCACCAACGTGCGCGCCTCCGGCAGCGATGACGCCATTCGCCTGACCCCGCCACGCATTTTTAGCCTGGAGCAGGCCCTGGAATTCATCGACGAGGACGAGTTGGTCGAAATCACACCCAAGTCCATTCGCTTGCGCAAAAAGCATCTCGATGCCAACGAGCGCAAAAGGCACGAAAAGAAAATGGGATGA
- the amrA gene encoding AmmeMemoRadiSam system protein A has translation MDKELTDKDKKILLKAARKAICDFVSKESFEPEPREEKSLNRRSGCFVTIKQDGQLRGCIGNFQSERPLFKEVAEMAVASATKDPRFYPMKAADLENFSLEISVLSPLKKIENIEEIEIGTHGIYLEKGFYRGVLLPQVATEHHWDRITFLKQTCIKAGLPTNAWQSEDAEIYIFSAQIFGEK, from the coding sequence TTGGACAAGGAACTGACCGATAAGGACAAAAAAATCCTGCTCAAAGCCGCCCGCAAAGCGATCTGCGATTTTGTCTCAAAAGAGTCCTTCGAGCCTGAGCCGCGCGAGGAAAAGTCTCTCAATCGACGCAGTGGCTGCTTTGTCACCATCAAGCAGGACGGGCAATTACGCGGGTGCATCGGCAATTTTCAGTCCGAGCGCCCCCTGTTTAAGGAAGTCGCCGAGATGGCGGTGGCCTCGGCCACCAAGGATCCGCGCTTTTATCCCATGAAAGCCGCGGATCTGGAAAATTTTTCCCTGGAAATATCGGTACTTTCGCCGCTGAAAAAAATCGAGAACATCGAGGAGATCGAGATCGGAACCCACGGCATCTATCTCGAAAAAGGCTTCTACCGCGGCGTCCTTCTGCCCCAGGTGGCCACCGAACACCATTGGGACCGCATCACCTTTCTCAAACAGACCTGCATCAAGGCGGGCCTGCCCACCAACGCCTGGCAAAGCGAGGACGCCGAAATCTATATTTTCAGCGCCCAGATCTTCGGCGAAAAATAA
- a CDS encoding metal-dependent transcriptional regulator — protein sequence MKVSPKAEEILEALWIATEEAGDNAAHLSTLGIGPDDEALAELNRLAYIEVSGDRVYLRKEGRPEARMTVRRHRLAERLMMDILDVKGGEGNAKACELEHLLHQGVDTKICTLLNHPSTCPHGNPIPPGLCCEEAREQGRVGVVALTELKAGEGGEIAYLAADDPKKMQKLMSMGVLPGNRLQLSQTFPTFVFKVGHSQFAVDQDLAREIFVRKE from the coding sequence ATGAAAGTTTCTCCCAAGGCCGAGGAAATTCTTGAAGCGCTGTGGATCGCCACCGAAGAGGCCGGCGACAACGCCGCCCATCTGAGTACCCTGGGGATCGGTCCCGATGATGAGGCCCTTGCCGAACTCAATCGCCTGGCCTACATCGAGGTCAGCGGGGATCGGGTATACCTGCGCAAGGAGGGGCGCCCCGAGGCGCGCATGACCGTGCGGCGCCACCGTCTGGCTGAGCGGCTCATGATGGATATTCTGGATGTCAAAGGCGGGGAGGGCAATGCCAAGGCCTGCGAGCTGGAGCATTTGCTGCACCAGGGTGTGGACACCAAGATCTGTACCCTGCTCAATCATCCCTCCACCTGCCCCCATGGCAACCCCATCCCGCCGGGTCTATGTTGCGAGGAGGCGCGTGAGCAGGGTCGAGTAGGGGTGGTCGCCCTGACGGAACTCAAGGCGGGTGAGGGCGGTGAGATCGCTTATCTGGCCGCCGACGACCCGAAAAAAATGCAAAAGCTCATGAGTATGGGCGTGCTTCCCGGCAACCGTCTGCAACTCAGCCAGACCTTTCCCACCTTCGTGTTCAAGGTCGGTCATTCGCAGTTTGCCGTCGACCAGGATCTGGCGCGGGAAATCTTTGTGCGCAAGGAATGA
- the feoB gene encoding ferrous iron transport protein B, whose product MKKRSISDAQVLPKIVLVGNPNVGKSVLFNALTGAYTTVSNYPGTSVEVSRGVCEVAGQRFEVLDTPGMYTLMPITEEERVARAILLEETPHTVLHVIDARNIERMLPMTLQLVEAGLPVVLVVNIMDEAERLGMEIDTALLEEKIGIPVIAAATARKRGLQEIRAVIENAADRPQARFSYAADLESDIRQVADLLREEYRLSRKSLALLLLQRDTEIEALVRRTEGEQDYARIAQVVNGVVFERRADLHLRISLERKRVCSGLLAGVVRQSAVAGVPLAERLSNWMMNPWTGVPILLLILYFGLYQVVGVFGAGVVVDFLEGVLFEEHINPWVERLGQTYLAWDWLYELLVGEYGVLTLGVRYAVALVLPIVGSFFLVFSLIEDTGYFPRLAMLVDRVFKRIGLNGRAVIPIVLGFGCDTMATIVTRTLETIRERIIATLLLALAIPCSAQLGVILGLLSGVPGALVVWSACIAGLFLLVGFLAARVMPGEQPMFYMEIPPLRMPQPRNVLVKTLTRMQSYFLEIFPLFILASVLLWAGKMTGLLEGLVRAMTPAMNALGLPAEAAAAFIFGFFRRDFGAAGLYDLQTSGLLSAVQLTVAAVTLTLFVPCIAQFLIMQKERGWRVSLGILVFVSVLAFTAGALLNRLLLAGGVLS is encoded by the coding sequence ATGAAGAAGCGCTCGATTTCCGATGCCCAGGTTCTTCCCAAAATCGTACTGGTCGGCAACCCCAATGTCGGCAAAAGTGTGCTGTTCAATGCCCTGACCGGCGCCTATACCACGGTCTCGAACTACCCCGGCACCTCGGTGGAGGTTTCCCGGGGCGTCTGTGAGGTGGCGGGACAACGCTTTGAGGTACTCGACACGCCCGGCATGTACACCCTGATGCCGATCACGGAAGAAGAACGCGTGGCGCGCGCCATTCTCCTCGAGGAAACCCCGCACACCGTTTTGCATGTCATCGATGCCCGCAACATCGAGCGCATGCTGCCCATGACGCTGCAGTTGGTCGAGGCGGGCCTGCCGGTGGTCCTGGTGGTCAACATCATGGATGAGGCCGAGCGCCTCGGCATGGAAATCGACACGGCCTTGCTCGAGGAAAAAATCGGCATTCCGGTGATTGCCGCGGCGACCGCGCGCAAGCGCGGTCTGCAAGAAATCCGCGCCGTCATCGAGAACGCCGCTGATCGCCCCCAGGCCCGCTTCAGCTACGCCGCTGATCTGGAAAGCGACATTCGGCAGGTGGCGGATCTGCTGCGCGAGGAATACCGCCTGTCCCGCAAGTCCCTGGCGTTGCTGCTGCTGCAGCGCGACACTGAAATCGAGGCGCTGGTGCGACGCACGGAGGGCGAGCAGGATTACGCCCGCATCGCGCAGGTGGTCAACGGCGTCGTGTTCGAGCGGCGCGCCGATCTACATCTGCGCATCAGCCTGGAACGCAAGCGCGTGTGCTCTGGCCTGTTGGCCGGCGTGGTGCGACAAAGCGCGGTGGCCGGCGTTCCCCTCGCCGAGCGCCTTTCCAATTGGATGATGAACCCCTGGACCGGGGTGCCGATTCTGCTTTTGATCCTGTATTTTGGCCTCTACCAGGTGGTGGGCGTTTTTGGCGCCGGGGTGGTGGTGGATTTTCTCGAAGGCGTGCTGTTCGAGGAACACATCAACCCATGGGTTGAGCGCTTGGGTCAGACCTATCTGGCGTGGGACTGGCTCTATGAGTTGCTGGTCGGTGAATACGGTGTATTGACCCTGGGGGTGCGTTACGCCGTGGCGTTGGTGCTGCCCATCGTCGGTTCCTTTTTTCTGGTGTTCTCCCTGATCGAGGATACCGGCTACTTTCCCCGCCTGGCGATGCTGGTCGACCGGGTGTTCAAGCGCATCGGCCTGAATGGCCGCGCGGTCATTCCCATCGTGCTCGGGTTCGGCTGCGATACCATGGCGACCATCGTGACGCGCACTCTCGAAACCATTCGCGAACGCATCATCGCCACCTTGCTGCTGGCCCTGGCGATCCCGTGCAGCGCGCAACTCGGCGTGATTCTCGGATTGCTGTCCGGGGTTCCTGGGGCGCTGGTGGTCTGGAGCGCATGCATTGCCGGACTGTTCCTGCTGGTCGGGTTTCTCGCCGCGCGGGTCATGCCGGGTGAGCAGCCGATGTTTTACATGGAAATCCCGCCCTTGCGCATGCCGCAGCCGCGCAATGTACTGGTCAAAACCCTGACGCGCATGCAGTCCTACTTCCTGGAGATCTTTCCCCTGTTCATTCTTGCCTCGGTGCTGCTCTGGGCCGGAAAGATGACCGGCCTGCTGGAGGGGTTGGTTCGTGCCATGACGCCCGCCATGAATGCCCTGGGTCTGCCCGCCGAAGCGGCCGCCGCGTTTATCTTCGGCTTTTTCCGCCGCGACTTCGGCGCGGCCGGGCTCTATGATTTGCAAACCTCCGGCCTGCTGTCTGCCGTGCAATTGACGGTGGCGGCCGTTACGCTGACCCTCTTTGTTCCCTGCATCGCCCAGTTTCTCATCATGCAGAAAGAGCGCGGGTGGCGTGTTTCTCTTGGTATACTGGTTTTTGTGTCGGTCTTGGCGTTCACGGCCGGAGCATTGCTCAATCGGCTTCTGCTGGCGGGTGGGGTATTGTCGTGA
- a CDS encoding Fur family transcriptional regulator — MGKIRDKFRRYLSEKGLKSTQQRDIILEEFLAAGSHLSIEELYLRIREKHPNIGYATVYRTLKLFSECGIAEEHQFGDGQTRYESVIGEEHHDHLICTRCKRIIEFEDPRIETLQDEVARRHNFKIENHRLELYGLCADCQKP, encoded by the coding sequence ATGGGAAAAATTCGTGACAAGTTTCGTCGGTATCTTTCCGAAAAGGGATTGAAGTCCACGCAGCAGCGCGACATCATCCTGGAAGAATTCCTGGCGGCCGGCAGCCATCTCTCCATTGAAGAGCTGTATCTGCGCATTCGCGAAAAACACCCCAATATCGGCTATGCCACCGTTTATCGTACCTTGAAGTTGTTTTCCGAGTGCGGAATCGCCGAGGAGCACCAATTCGGCGACGGCCAGACGCGCTATGAGTCGGTTATCGGCGAGGAGCACCACGATCACCTGATCTGCACCCGCTGCAAGCGCATCATCGAGTTCGAGGATCCGCGCATCGAAACCTTGCAGGACGAAGTTGCCCGGCGACATAATTTCAAGATTGAAAACCATCGCCTTGAGTTGTACGGCCTCTGTGCCGATTGCCAAAAGCCCTGA
- a CDS encoding cytochrome c biogenesis CcdA family protein has product MPTGAEITLWIAFSAGVLSFFSPCVLPLIPSYLTYITGISFGQLKESQPDAKVRFAVVFHSLAFIVGFSIVFIALGGLAGWASHSFQSYLRDWLGVIQKVGGVLIFLFGIHMTGLLHFGMLLGEKRVHLARKPTGVLGTLLVGIAFAAGWTPCIGPILGAILALAASTTGGVSEGIYLLSAYSAGLGIPFFISGLMFHGFLSFFNRFKRHIRIMEIITGVLLMVVGIMLFFNMFAFMTGYLYEWLPMLG; this is encoded by the coding sequence ATGCCGACCGGTGCGGAAATCACCCTTTGGATCGCCTTTTCCGCCGGGGTGCTGTCATTTTTTTCCCCCTGCGTGCTGCCCCTCATTCCATCCTACCTGACCTACATCACCGGAATCTCCTTCGGGCAACTCAAGGAGTCCCAACCCGACGCCAAGGTGCGTTTTGCGGTGGTGTTTCATTCCCTGGCCTTTATCGTCGGGTTCTCCATCGTTTTCATTGCTCTCGGGGGACTGGCGGGCTGGGCCTCGCATTCGTTTCAGAGTTATCTGCGCGACTGGCTGGGAGTGATCCAAAAGGTCGGCGGGGTACTCATCTTCCTGTTCGGCATTCACATGACCGGACTGCTTCACTTCGGCATGCTGCTGGGCGAGAAGCGCGTTCACCTGGCGCGCAAGCCCACCGGCGTGCTTGGCACGCTTTTGGTCGGCATTGCCTTCGCCGCCGGTTGGACGCCCTGCATCGGTCCCATTCTTGGTGCCATCCTCGCCCTGGCCGCCAGCACCACCGGCGGAGTGAGCGAGGGGATTTACCTGCTGTCCGCCTATTCGGCCGGATTGGGTATTCCCTTCTTCATCTCCGGCCTGATGTTTCATGGATTTTTGTCCTTTTTCAATCGCTTCAAGCGGCACATTCGGATCATGGAGATCATCACCGGCGTTTTATTGATGGTGGTGGGAATCATGCTCTTTTTCAATATGTTCGCTTTCATGACAGGATACCTTTACGAGTGGTTGCCGATGCTCGGGTAA
- a CDS encoding TlpA family protein disulfide reductase — MRRFLPVLVVLALVAGALLVMGGAPKPDAPPAPSVRVGTVAPDFTLNTYGGDSVTLSHLRGKVVLINFWATWCPPCRAEKPTLEKLNQRFGHREDFELLAINVEEDPHRALATYLEANPYSFTIPIDPQGRVQELYRVYRFPETFIVDRNGIVVDHVIGGRDWTDSRVIEHISRLLAD, encoded by the coding sequence ATGCGCCGTTTTCTCCCCGTTCTCGTGGTTTTGGCCCTGGTCGCAGGCGCTCTGCTGGTCATGGGCGGAGCTCCCAAGCCCGATGCCCCTCCGGCTCCGAGCGTTCGCGTTGGCACCGTGGCACCGGATTTCACCCTGAACACCTACGGTGGTGATTCGGTCACGCTCTCGCACTTGCGCGGCAAGGTGGTTCTGATCAACTTCTGGGCGACCTGGTGTCCGCCCTGCCGCGCCGAAAAGCCCACCCTGGAGAAGCTTAACCAGCGTTTCGGGCATCGCGAGGACTTCGAACTGCTCGCCATCAACGTCGAGGAGGACCCTCATCGCGCCCTGGCCACCTACCTGGAGGCCAACCCCTACAGCTTCACCATTCCCATCGATCCCCAGGGCCGGGTGCAGGAACTCTACCGAGTCTACCGTTTTCCCGAAACCTTCATCGTCGATCGCAACGGCATCGTCGTCGATCATGTCATCGGCGGACGCGATTGGACCGATTCCCGGGTCATCGAACATATTTCCAGACTTCTCGCGGACTAG
- a CDS encoding metallopeptidase family protein has protein sequence MTRTEFEHQVERAIASIPEEFLARAENLSFQVHDWADADTLFGVGLEDPRDLLGYYSGWPLTERSIDFVSTPPDLIIIYQKAVENFIAETGIPLQRVLRETVMHELAHYFGFTEDEMDLIEQLWEEANSEDSAP, from the coding sequence ATGACGCGCACCGAATTCGAACATCAGGTTGAGCGGGCCATCGCCTCCATCCCCGAGGAGTTTCTCGCGCGCGCTGAAAATCTCTCCTTTCAGGTTCATGACTGGGCCGATGCGGATACCCTCTTCGGTGTCGGGCTGGAAGATCCGCGCGACCTGCTCGGCTACTACTCGGGTTGGCCCCTCACCGAGCGCAGCATCGACTTCGTCAGCACCCCGCCCGACCTGATCATCATTTATCAAAAGGCGGTGGAAAATTTCATCGCCGAAACCGGCATACCCCTGCAGCGGGTGCTGCGCGAGACCGTCATGCATGAACTCGCCCATTATTTCGGCTTCACCGAGGACGAGATGGATCTGATCGAACAACTCTGGGAAGAGGCAAACAGCGAGGATTCTGCTCCCTGA
- a CDS encoding PaaI family thioesterase gives MARLLIDGNLPMEDAGQSTFELEGWIDTAPFEDLVGLRIESAAQGRAVLSVPFRVKLAQGGGLMHGGALTTLADTAVAMAIKSLLPPGSRFATTELSMTFLAPVHAGEVRAIAEVRGPEGRTFYGEAILLDEQESEVARFRSVFRVARGQGFEE, from the coding sequence ATGGCACGATTGCTGATCGACGGAAACCTGCCCATGGAAGATGCGGGTCAATCTACTTTTGAATTGGAGGGATGGATCGACACGGCCCCCTTTGAGGACTTGGTCGGTCTGCGCATCGAGAGCGCCGCGCAGGGCCGTGCCGTGCTGAGTGTTCCTTTTCGCGTCAAGTTGGCCCAGGGAGGAGGCTTGATGCACGGTGGGGCCTTGACCACCCTGGCCGATACCGCCGTGGCCATGGCGATTAAAAGCCTGCTGCCGCCGGGTTCTCGATTCGCCACCACCGAATTGAGCATGACCTTTCTGGCGCCTGTGCATGCCGGGGAGGTCAGAGCCATAGCCGAGGTGCGCGGGCCCGAGGGGCGCACCTTTTATGGCGAGGCGATTCTGCTGGATGAGCAGGAGAGCGAGGTTGCGCGCTTTCGCAGCGTGTTCCGCGTGGCGCGTGGACAAGGGTTCGAAGAATGA